From the genome of Pseudomonas sp. TMP9, one region includes:
- a CDS encoding oxidative damage protection protein, translating into MTRTVQCRKHKQELAGLERPPYPGAKGEDIFNNVSLQAWGEWQKHQTLLINERRLNMMNAEDRKFLQVEMDKFLSGEEYAQAEGYVPPSE; encoded by the coding sequence ATGACCCGCACCGTACAATGCCGCAAACACAAACAAGAGCTCGCCGGCCTTGAGCGCCCACCCTACCCAGGCGCCAAAGGTGAAGACATCTTCAACAACGTCTCCCTGCAAGCGTGGGGCGAATGGCAGAAGCACCAAACCTTGCTGATCAACGAACGTCGCCTAAACATGATGAACGCTGAAGACCGCAAATTCCTCCAAGTCGAGATGGACAAATTCCTCTCCGGCGAGGAATACGCCCAAGCCGAAGGTTATGTCCCGCCTAGCGAGTAA
- the mutY gene encoding A/G-specific adenine glycosylase: protein MNPEQFSSAVLAWYDNHGRKDLPWQQGITPYRVWVSEIMLQQTQVSTVLGYFDRFMAALPTVSDLAAAPEDEVLHLWTGLGYYTRARNLQKTAQIVVREHAGEFPHDVDQLTELPGIGRSTAGAIASLSMGLRAPILDGNVKRVLARYVAQEGYPGEPKVAKQLWEVAERFTPQVRVNHYTQAMMDLGATLCTRSKPSCLLCPLKSGCQAHLLGLEIRYPIPKPRKTLPQKRTLMPIFANRNGEVLLYRRPSSGLWGGLWSLPELDDLTALDGLASRHNLHLGTRQPQAELNHTFSHFQLAIEPWLIHVDVAPASVAEADWLWYNLATPPRLGLAAPVKKLLKRAADALATTPNIGEMP from the coding sequence ATGAACCCCGAGCAGTTTTCCAGCGCCGTACTCGCGTGGTACGACAACCACGGGCGCAAAGACCTGCCCTGGCAACAGGGCATCACGCCATATCGCGTGTGGGTCTCGGAGATCATGCTGCAGCAGACTCAGGTCAGCACTGTGCTCGGCTACTTCGACCGCTTTATGGCCGCATTACCGACGGTCAGCGACCTCGCTGCCGCGCCGGAAGATGAAGTGCTGCACCTGTGGACGGGCCTGGGTTACTACACCCGCGCGCGAAATCTGCAAAAGACCGCGCAAATCGTTGTGCGCGAACATGCCGGTGAATTCCCCCACGATGTCGACCAGCTCACCGAGCTGCCCGGCATCGGCCGCTCCACTGCCGGCGCCATCGCCAGCCTAAGCATGGGCCTGCGCGCACCGATCCTCGACGGTAACGTCAAACGCGTGCTGGCGCGCTACGTGGCGCAGGAAGGCTACCCGGGCGAGCCGAAGGTGGCCAAACAACTGTGGGAGGTAGCCGAACGCTTCACGCCGCAGGTGCGCGTCAATCACTACACCCAAGCGATGATGGACCTGGGCGCCACGCTCTGCACCCGCAGCAAACCCAGCTGCCTGCTCTGTCCGCTAAAAAGCGGCTGTCAGGCGCATCTGCTCGGGCTGGAGATTCGTTACCCCATCCCTAAACCACGCAAAACGCTGCCGCAAAAGCGCACCCTGATGCCTATCTTCGCCAACCGTAATGGCGAGGTGCTGCTCTACCGCCGTCCGTCCAGCGGCCTCTGGGGCGGCCTGTGGAGCCTGCCGGAACTGGACGACCTAACAGCCTTGGACGGCCTGGCCAGCCGCCATAATTTGCACCTCGGCACGCGCCAGCCGCAAGCCGAGCTAAACCACACCTTTAGCCACTTCCAATTAGCCATTGAACCTTGGCTGATCCACGTCGACGTCGCGCCGGCCAGCGTGGCCGAGGCCGACTGGCTCTGGTATAACCTCGCCACCCCGCCGCGCCTGGGCCTTGCTGCGCCAGTGAAGAAATTACTGAAACGCGCGGCCGACGCACTCGCAACAACCCCGAACATCGGAGAAATGCCATGA
- a CDS encoding ABC transporter substrate-binding protein, whose translation MHNYKKILLAAAATLAFGTSAVAADKLKLGTEGAYPPFNLIDASGQVGGFDVEIGQALCAKMKAECEVVTSDWDGIIPALNAKKFDFLIASMSITEERKVAVDFTEPYYTNKLQFVAPKGGEFKTDKASLQDKVIGAQRATIAGTWLEDNLDGVVDIKLYDTQENAYLDLSSGRLDGILADTFVQWEWLKSDAGKSFEFKGDPVFDNDKIGIAVRKGDALREKLNTALAEIIADGTYKKINDKYFPFSIY comes from the coding sequence ATGCATAACTACAAGAAAATCCTGCTGGCCGCTGCCGCCACTCTGGCATTCGGTACCAGCGCCGTCGCTGCTGACAAACTGAAACTGGGTACCGAAGGTGCCTACCCGCCGTTCAACTTGATTGATGCCAGTGGCCAGGTCGGTGGTTTTGACGTGGAAATCGGCCAAGCCCTGTGTGCCAAGATGAAGGCCGAGTGCGAAGTAGTGACGTCGGATTGGGACGGCATTATTCCAGCCCTGAACGCGAAGAAGTTCGACTTCCTGATTGCCTCTATGTCGATCACCGAAGAGCGTAAGGTAGCGGTTGATTTCACCGAACCTTACTACACCAACAAACTGCAGTTCGTAGCGCCTAAAGGTGGCGAATTCAAAACCGACAAAGCCAGCCTGCAAGACAAGGTCATCGGTGCTCAGCGCGCCACCATCGCCGGCACCTGGCTGGAAGATAACCTTGATGGCGTAGTCGATATCAAGCTGTACGACACCCAAGAAAACGCCTACCTCGACCTGTCCTCAGGTCGTCTTGATGGCATTCTCGCGGACACCTTCGTGCAGTGGGAATGGCTGAAGAGTGACGCCGGTAAAAGCTTTGAATTCAAAGGTGATCCAGTCTTCGACAACGACAAAATCGGTATTGCCGTGCGTAAAGGTGATGCATTGCGCGAGAAGCTGAATACCGCGCTGGCCGAAATCATCGCCGACGGCACGTATAAGAAGATCAACGACAAGTACTTCCCGTTCAGCATTTACTAA
- a CDS encoding ABC transporter ATP-binding protein: MAEATPALEIRNLHKRYGDLEVLKGISLTARDGDVISILGSSGSGKSTFLRCINLLENPHKGQIFLAGEELKLKAAKNGDLVAADSRQINRLRSEIGFVFQNFNLWPHMSVLDNIIEAPRRVLGQTKAEAIEVAEALLDKVGIADKRHVYPNQLSGGQQQRAAIARTLAMQPKVILFDEPTSALDPEMVQEVLNVIRALAEEGRTMLLVTHEMGFARQVSSEVVFLHQGLVEEQGSPEQVFDNPSSARCKQFMSSNH, encoded by the coding sequence ATGGCTGAGGCCACGCCCGCGCTGGAAATTCGCAATTTGCACAAACGCTACGGCGACCTTGAGGTGCTCAAGGGTATCTCCCTCACCGCGCGCGATGGCGATGTAATCTCCATTCTAGGTTCTTCTGGTTCCGGTAAATCGACCTTCCTGCGCTGCATCAACCTGCTGGAAAACCCACACAAGGGGCAGATATTCCTCGCCGGCGAAGAGCTCAAGCTAAAAGCCGCGAAGAATGGTGACTTGGTCGCTGCCGACAGCCGACAGATCAACCGCCTGCGTAGCGAGATCGGTTTTGTCTTCCAGAATTTCAATCTATGGCCGCACATGAGCGTGCTCGACAACATCATCGAGGCGCCGCGTCGCGTGCTTGGCCAGACCAAGGCCGAGGCCATTGAGGTAGCCGAAGCGCTGCTGGACAAGGTCGGGATCGCCGACAAACGCCATGTTTATCCGAATCAACTCTCCGGCGGGCAGCAACAGCGCGCTGCAATTGCGCGCACCCTGGCCATGCAGCCGAAAGTTATTCTGTTTGATGAGCCGACTTCGGCTCTCGACCCGGAAATGGTACAAGAAGTGCTTAATGTGATCCGCGCGCTCGCCGAAGAAGGTCGCACCATGCTGCTGGTCACCCATGAAATGGGCTTTGCCCGTCAAGTGTCCAGCGAAGTGGTGTTTCTGCATCAGGGTTTGGTTGAAGAACAAGGCTCCCCGGAGCAAGTTTTTGACAACCCAAGCTCGGCACGCTGCAAACAATTCATGTCCAGCAATCACTAA